In the Passer domesticus isolate bPasDom1 chromosome 4, bPasDom1.hap1, whole genome shotgun sequence genome, one interval contains:
- the LOC135298433 gene encoding RNA polymerase II elongation factor ELL2-like produces MPTNPAKFFQRLSRTVSQRPIRDRVIHLLALKNYKKPELLSHLEREGVVEKDKESLGKILQEVANLDANENAFSLKEHFFKDIQEDWPGYTERDRQTLEVTLSQKPTPSQNATSTSQSPSLGPSEGDTPPRTAQKRPLAFDFLNPVMGKKQKIDQEPSDVQPAAGGHSPSFLDLPSTSCSILKLSPSVRLISTSTREKQQKNKVQTHSEFPVSARVQGKTPKSEGEEAEVRGAQQNNPCPVPGKKRMVPVRLADIDWSGCAAVYGRPYRDRVIHLLALRDYKEPELLARLQRDGVRPKDKDSLGKILQQVANLNAKENSFSLKEHLFQTLQTDWPGYSKIERENLKLILSRKSAPSQNTTSSSQATSPRPSERDAPARPAQKRPQASGFVSSVRSKKQRTEQ; encoded by the exons ATGCCCACGAACCCTGCCAAATTCTTCCAGAGACTTTCCAGGACTGTTTCCCAACGACCCATCAGAGACAGGGTGATTCATTTACTGGCTCTGAAGAATTACAAGAAGCCAGAGCTACTTTCCCACTTAGAGAGAGAGGGAGTTGTGGAAAAGGACAAGGAATCTCTTGGAAAGATCCTTCAGGAG GTAGCCAACCTGGATGCAAATGAGAATGCTTTCAGCTTGAAGGAACATTTCTTTAAAGACATTCAGGAAGATTGGCCTGGCTACACTGAAAGAGATAGACAGACATTGGAGGTGACCCTTTCTCA AAAACCAACTCCATCTCAGAatgccaccagcaccagccagtcaccatctctgggACCTTCTGAAGGAGATACTCCACCCAGAActgctcag AAACGGCCTCTGGCTTTTGACTTTCTCAATCCTGTGATGGGCAAGAAGCAGAAAATTGACCAGGAGCCCAGTGAtgtccagccagcagctggtggccactCTCCTTCTTTCTTGGACCTGCCTTCCACATCCTGTTCAATTTTGAAGCTGTCTCCAAGTGTCAGATTGATTTCCACTTCCACCCGtgaaaaacaacagaagaaTAAGGTTCAGACACATTctgaattcccagtgtctgccAGGGTGCAGGGGAAGACTCCCAAGTCCGAGG GAGAAGAAGCAGAGGTCAGAGGAGCCCAACAGAACAATCCATGTCCTGTGCCTGGGAAGAAGAGGATGGTGCCTGTGAGACTTGCAGACATCGACTGGAGCGGCTGCGCTGCTGTTTACGGCCGACCCTACAGGGACAGGGTGATTCATCTGCTTGCTCTGAGGGATTACAAGGAGCCAGAGTTACTTGCTCGGCTGCAGAGAGATGGAGTCAGGCCAAAGGACAAGGACTCCCTTGGAAAGATCCTTCAGCAG GTAGCCAACCTGAATGCAAAGGAGAATTCCTTCAGTCTGAAGGAACATCTATTTCAAACCCTTCAGACTGATTGGCCTGGCTACAGTAAAATTGAGAGAGAGAATTTGAAATTAATACTTTCTAG AAAATCAGCTCCATCTCAgaacaccaccagcagcagccaagcaacgtctccaaggccttctgagagagatgctccagcaagacctgctcag AAACGGCCTCAGGCTTCTGGCTTTGTCAGTTCTGTGAGGAGCAAGAAGCAGAGAACTGAGCAGTAG